A part of Bubalus bubalis isolate 160015118507 breed Murrah chromosome 6, NDDB_SH_1, whole genome shotgun sequence genomic DNA contains:
- the GBX2 gene encoding homeobox protein GBX-2, with product MSAAFPPSLMMMQRPLGSSTAFSIDSLIGSPPQPSPGHFVYTGYPMFMPYRPVVLPPPPPPPPALPQAALQPALPPAHPHHQIPSLPTGFCSSLAQGMALTSTLMATLPGGFSASPQHQEAAAARKFAPQQLPGGGSNFDKPEALQADAEDGKGFLAKEGSLLAFSAAEAVQASLVGAVRGQGKDESKVEDDPKGKEESFSLESDLDYSSDDNLTGQAAHKEEDPGHALEETPPSGGAAGSTTSTGKNRRRRTAFTSEQLLELEKEFHCKKYLSLTERSQIAHALKLSEVQVKIWFQNRRAKWKRVKAGNANSKTGEPSRNPKIVVPIPVHVSRFAIRSQHQQLEQARP from the exons ATGAGCGCAGCGTTCCCGCCGTCGCTGATGATGATGCAGCGCCCGCTGGGGAGTAGCACCGCCTTCAGCATAGACTCGCTGATCGGCAGCCCGCCGCAGCCCAGCCCTGGCCATTTCGTCTACACCGGCTACCCCATGTTCATGCCCTACCGGCCGGTggtgctgccgccgccgccgccgccgccgcccgcgctcCCCCAGGCCGCGCTGCAGCCGGCGCTGCCGCCCGCGCATCCGCACCACCAGATCCCCAGCCTGCCCACCGGCTTCTGCTCCAGCTTGGCCCAGGGCATGGCGCTCACCTCCACGCTCATGGCCACGCTGCCAGGCGGCTTCTCGGCGTCCCCCCAGCACCAGGAGGCGGCCGCCGCCCGGAAGTTCGCGCCGCAGCAGCTGCCCGGCGGCGGCAGCAACTTCGACAAGCCGGAGGCGCTGCAAGCCGACGCGGAGGACGGCAAAGGCTTCTTGGCCAAGGAGGGCTCACTGCTGGCCTTCTCCGCGGCCGAGGCTGTGCAGGCGTCGCTCG TTGGGGCTGTCAGAGGGCAAGGGAAAGACGAGTCAAAGGTGGAAGACGACCCGAAGGGCAAGGAGGAGAGCTTCTCGCTAGAGAGCGATCTGGACTACAGCTCGGATGACAATCTGACTGGCCAGGCGGCTCACAAGGAGGAAGACCCCGGCCACGCGCTGGAGGAAACCCCGCCGAGTGGCGGCGCCGCGGGCAGCACCACGTCCACGGGCAAGAACCGGCGGCGGCGGACTGCCTTCACCAGCGAGCAGCTcctggagctggagaaggagtTCCACTGCAAAAAGTACCTCTCGCTGACCGAGCGCTCGCAGATCGCGCATGCCCTCAAACTCAGCGAGGTGCAGGTGAAAATCTGGTTCCAGAACCGCCGGGCCAAGTGGAAACGGGTGAAGGCGGGCAATGCCAATTCCAAGACAGGGGAGCCCTCCAGGAACCCCAAGATCGTCGTCCCCATACCCGTCCACGTCAGCAGGTTCGCTATCAGAAGTCAGCATCAGCAGCTGGAGCAGGCCCGGCCCTGA